The following nucleotide sequence is from Vicinamibacteria bacterium.
TCTCCGACGGAGAGATCCTCGAGCTCCTGGAGCTCACGAGCCGCTCCAACATTCTCACGCTCGATCTCGAAGACGTCCGGCAGAAGCTCCTCCGTTCCGCCTGGGTGCGCGAGGTCGCGATCGAGCGGGTGCTTCCGGCGACGCTGACGCTCGCCATCGAAGAGCGCCGTCCGGTCGCCATCGCCGTTCTCGACGCTCTCTATCTCCTCTCCGCCGACGGGACGATCCTCGACGAGCTCTCTCCGGATTACGAGATCGAATCGCTCCTCCTGGCTCAGGGAATCGCCGAGGACGACGGAATCTCTCTCGAGCGGGCGGTGCTCGCGGGACGCATCGCCGAGGCCCTCGGCGAAGTTCCGCGTCTCGCCGGTGCGGTTTCGGAGATCGACGTCGCCTCAGGTCCGGAATCGATCGCGCTTCGTCTCCGAGAACCCCCGGTTACGGTGCTGGCGTCGGAGCAGGACCTGGTCGATCGACTGACCGAGACTTTCCCGTTATTGAATGGACTGACGGTTAAATTTCCGGCCCTTGAGATCGTCGATCTGCGATTTCGGGACCGCGCTTACCTGAAGCTGGCCGAGCCCGAAGACATCGGAGGTGCGTCATTCTGAACAAGAGAGACAGATATATCGTCGGCCTCGACATCGGTACGACGAAGGTCACGGCCATCGTCGCCGAGATCACCGAGGAGGGACGCGTCGACGTCATCGGCATCGGCTCCACGGAATCGAAAGGGCTCCGCAAGGGCATGGTGATCAACCTCGGCCAGACGGTCGAGTCCATCAAACGCGTCGTGGAGGAAGCGGAGCTGATGGCGGGGGTGGAGGTCGAATCGGCACACGTCGGTCTCGCCGGCAGCCATATCAAGGGATTCAACAGCCGGGCCGTGGTCGCCATCACCAACAAGAGCCGCGAGATCACGCGCGAGGACGTCTTTCGCGCCATCGACGCCGCGAAAGCCATTTCTCTACCCAACGACCGCGAGATCGTGCACGTGATTCCTCAGGAGTTCGTGGT
It contains:
- a CDS encoding FtsQ-type POTRA domain-containing protein encodes the protein DVELRKGAPDEHFLRGQRRRTRPARKLGRGGARRVALLLGIASLVGAFVWAAAAMSRAPELSVHRIRVDGNERLSDGEILELLELTSRSNILTLDLEDVRQKLLRSAWVREVAIERVLPATLTLAIEERRPVAIAVLDALYLLSADGTILDELSPDYEIESLLLAQGIAEDDGISLERAVLAGRIAEALGEVPRLAGAVSEIDVASGPESIALRLREPPVTVLASEQDLVDRLTETFPLLNGLTVKFPALEIVDLRFRDRAYLKLAEPEDIGGASF